Proteins from a single region of Artemia franciscana chromosome 20, ASM3288406v1, whole genome shotgun sequence:
- the LOC136040006 gene encoding cingulin-like — protein sequence MERMKWDLLETENGPTKIHNIIKEESEKNDRKKRRGVDKTEHSFRKLFQRYQKLKSEKRKLSDTLRNSSTKQQKLKVEIAQLKLNQSDLKEELEDLKEKLDLKGSKTPFSKSPEIVTLNQELSAFKALSIVFKEELVRLDEQNKILKSDLKTINKKYGWAHHLLERRNFELQYEYERRKLGEMCADYGIKALRDLSEEMEKMKEDLTKTRHNLKLMTLKWDMDIAEIWDNKNHQNIHSEESLARQESVVSTESGFFGTSSSSSEGSINWSQESGSLVPWLGQI from the exons gagaCAGAGAATGGACCGACAAAAATCCACAACATAATAAAAgaggaaagtgaaaaaaatgacagaaagaaaagaagaggagTTGACAAAACTGAACATAGTTTTCGAAAATTATTCCAAAGGtatcaaaaactgaaaagcgaaaaaaggaaattatcaGATACATTAAGAAATTCATCAACAAAGCAACAGAAGCTGAAAGTGGAAATAGCTCAGCTTAAATTAAACCAGTCAGACCTAAAAGAAGAGCTCGAAGACCTAAAGGAGAAACTGGACCTAAAAGGGAGTAAaacaccattttcaaaatcaccGGAGATCGTCACTTTAAACCAAGAGTTATCAGCGTTTAAAGCTCTTAGTATAGTGTTCAAAGAAGAGTTAGTCAGACTGGACGAacagaataaaatattaaaatcagaCCTTAAAaccattaataaaaaatatggttGGGCCCATCACCTTTTAGAAAGGCGCAATTTTGAACTTCAATATGAATATGAGCGGCGGAAATTAGGTGAGATGTGTGCCGATTATGGTATAAAGGCTTTGCGTGATCTGTCTGAAGAGATGGAGAAAATGAAAGAGGATCTGACAAAAACCAGACATAATCTCAAACTAATGACTCTGAAATGGGATATGGATATAGCAGAAATATGGGACaacaaaaatcatcaaaacaTCCATTCAGAAGAATCATTGGCAAGACAGGAATCAGTAGTTTCTACCGAAAGTGGCTTTTTTGGCACTTCTTCATCTTCTTCAGAAg GTTCGATAAACTGGAGTCAGGAGTCTGGTTCCTTGGTGCCTTGGTTGGGGCAGATTTGA